A segment of the Corylus avellana chromosome ca2, CavTom2PMs-1.0 genome:
TCTCTCCAACACAAATTCAGCACCATGATGATCAGCATGTTCATGATCACTTCCCTCATTTGCATCCAACGGCTGAGCTTTCCTCAGCTCAGACCTCTTCTGGTACCCTGTAGCAAATGCCTCCATCATCAGAGTCCCAATAGCCGACAACATTGCAACAAAGCCGGCAAACGGAAACTTCCCCCACGGATTTTGACTAAGGCATGGGCTCCTTAAACTCTCATAGGCATCAGGAAGTACGTGGATGAATCCTGTTGCCAAGATTACCCCTGCTGCGAAGGCCTTGATGAGGAAGTAAACACCTTTCTCTGGGTGTAAAAATGGCATCTTCTTTATCAAAAATGGAAGGCAAACTCCTAGTGCACTTGCAAGGAGGATCGCAGCCATGCCGATTAGCTTATATTTGAGTGCATCGGatgtttttggatcttcttctTTGGATTCACATTTCCCCTTTGAAGAAACTGAAATGGGGCCAACgaggaaaatgagagaaatggTGGCTAAGAATTTGCTCGAGAGGCTTTGGAACTTGGTCATCTCTTCTGGATATTCCTAATAATTTAGCTGTTTCTTCAGAATATATTGATGCTCTTGTATAGATTGTGtttgtatgagagagagagagagagagagaaaccatGTCTATGATACACAACCTCATAGCAAGATTCCATAAGTGTAGGGTTTGAAGGGAATTGGTGATAatgacttttgtttttgttttggaaaaaatgttttgatgcaatataaataaagattgtttttgtgtttttagaaatattttgtatttggcttgtttgttaatgttttttatcttttagaagagaaaacaaaagactggTAACAAGAATTTTACAAACGCAGAAAAGACAAGGGCTgacaaaaaaaatgagattttaaactaaattacaCAAAATGTATCATATGGGGGagtctattttttaaaaattgtgatttgaaaatgtaaaaaatttatgtttttaaatcgcAGGCCAAAaggtgtgttttttaaaatacatatttttttaaaagctaaacaataattttaccaaatgtttaactacattttaaaaaatcgtatttttaaattgcacgtTTTGAAAATGAATGCCAAGCATTGGTAGACCAAGATGAAAGCATCATAGATGTAAAATTATGTTAAGTTAATGAGAGACAACAAGATTAGAAGAGTAGGTTAACGAGAAAGGCTGGGGtcaatattttctctatatttgactcatctcatcttacaaatcaattattagatttgtagacttatataaatttcatataaattaatgatgaaccccacaaatctaatgattgatctattgaatttgtagacaaatatatataaaatatgagaaacttattgacccataacatttctcaaaactttattatatattttattatgtatgcTTGCCTGCCAATCAGCGACATTCAGATTGGCATGCACCCACTAGCAATCAGGAGCAACTTACAAGAGCTTGTGATAAGTGATAACGTGGGGACGTTTTCTCCTCCATTGAGTTTTTGCAAGGATGCATGGttcaacaattatatatatatatatatatatatatatatataacgaataatccacaataataaaaaagaacatcTTGCggtaattatttaataaatttatttcaccGAATAATATCTTTTGAGGATTTGCTGTGTTTATCTTTTCGGTTAATTTCTTTGTGAAATTCTTACAGAAAGGGGGTAGTGTGGTTAAAATCTATGTATGTAAATTGTCTTTTTGCGCAGATGCATGAACCATCACATGAATTAAGCTCACAAGTTGGCTTGTCTAGCCTTGATCGTTTTGATTGTACAAGAAGATGCCAGAACAAAGAGGAGTTAAAAGATGACTCAAAGTGATCCGTTGGCAATTCAGTAGAGGTTACTCCGATACTTTAAGTCAATAGAAAATGTAGAAAAGTGACTGCGAAAACAAAAGCGTTTGGTTAAGATAAAATGATGATACTTTTCAACGATTGAACCCATATTTCTTTTATAGAGTATTTCTCACTTGTTGAAGCACAGTTTTCCAAAAGATGACGTGGCACGCTTGCCGAGCTTGAGTTGGACCAACACCCGAACaatttgactgcacaacaaagaagaaagaaggatcgaagtgactGGGGGTGAGTCGGCGtgagcactccgatgcctaagtcagaatgggaaagGATAACAGTAACAATTGCAGAGCTCAAGttatgagagttgtgattacctttgctttgatcatatgacttgtatttataggcatttgGAGAAAGTTTGATTTCCCACTTAttaaggaatcttatcccttgatattagctaaacaaacatttgaatgaaaagattATGTTTGTTAGTTCTTCCACGATTTAAGCGACTTGAGATCAGAGGATCCGCTTTGTAATCTTTTAAGATATCAGAGTTATTCCCTCTACCGAGACTTTATATGTCCTGAGTTATTCTCAGACTTTATGGTCTCGTCTATGGGTTGTCTCGGATTCGTGGTCTCGAATGACATGAGTAGGTCTCGGACTCGGATCTCTCGAGTAGGTCTCGGACTCAGGCCTCTTGAATAGGTCTCGGACTTGGGCCTCTTGAATAGGTCTCGGACTTGGGCTTCCTCTGGCTGGGCCCAAGGGTTGCTCAATAAAGGGTAGGCTagttcatgacccaacagttaccccccgatTTCGAAGTTTATAAaactaaagaaatttcatgTCTTGATGGAATGAACCGAGGCCAGCTTTCCTTAAGAGAAATTCCGAGACAGTCTTTGTCTTTCCGACTCCGTCCCGGATTAATTAGGCGGCAAAATTGGaaatttaaatttcagattcaaaatttaaatttcaaatcttgGAAGATAAActtaaattcaaatttcaaatcttGGAGGGAAAATTTGACTTTTGACATTCCAGGTGTCGGTTGAGATTCCGAGCCCCTGTCACTTACAAGTGTCATCTGCAAGCGGCGTCGGTTGAACTTCCGAGGCCCTGTCGCTTCATTAAGACTGGCATTTAAGTATCTTTACACATGTCATCTGCAGGCGGCGTCGATTGAACTTCCGAGGCCTAGTCGCTTCATGGCATATTTAATGCCCCTGCTATTGAGTCGTATCCCTTTAAATAGGCTGTTAGCACCTTATTCTATTCACTCTTCTTCCGTCTTCTGGCAACATAAATCAAAACCTGTTCTTCCTTTCTagcttcttttccttttgcttcttctttccTTAAAGTAAACTATCATCATGTTTGGCGACGAAGGATCAGGTTCGGATGGCCTCGGAGGTAACACTTACCCAGCCTGCTGGCGGTCGGAATTGAGTAAAGCTGATGAAGCTAGAATCCGAGAGGAATGCCTCATTCCTAGGTCAATGAAACTTCGATTTGATGAAGAGCAAGTAGGCGCTATCGTGCGTTCTGACGCACACGAGGTTTGCTTATACGAGACCATGTTTCGTTCAGGTTTTCGACTGCCTTTCCCAAGGGTAGTGAGAGAGCTACTGAGTCTTATAAATCTGGCTCCGCACCAGATCGTACCAAATGGCTGGAGAGTCCTCTATGCCTGTATTCTGCTCTGGCCAATGGCCCTTGGACCAGGCCATTACCTTTCtgctagagaatttttgtgGTTCTATCGGCTTCAGAAGAACCCAAAGTGTGAGGGTTTATATAATTTCCAGTGTCGTTAGGGGAAGTTTATACATATGGATGGCAAATATTCCAGCAATCACCGGTGGAAGGCTAAATATTTCTTTGCCACTGGTCAGTGGGAATTTCACCCTACCGAAATTGCTAAAGGTCCAAGAGTGCCACGGGAGACGAGTGTTCCTGCTAAAAATGCTCCCAAAGAACCGA
Coding sequences within it:
- the LOC132171600 gene encoding zinc transporter 5-like: MTKFQSLSSKFLATISLIFLVGPISVSSKGKCESKEEDPKTSDALKYKLIGMAAILLASALGVCLPFLIKKMPFLHPEKGVYFLIKAFAAGVILATGFIHVLPDAYESLRSPCLSQNPWGKFPFAGFVAMLSAIGTLMMEAFATGYQKRSELRKAQPLDANEGSDHEHADHHGAEFVLERLDSPQLIRQRIISQILELGILVHSVIIGVSLGASGSPKTIKPLITALSFHQFFEGMGLGGCISQAKFECKTVTIMVVFFSLTTPTGVAVGIGISNIYNKNSPTALIVQGSLLAASAGILIYMALVDLLAADFMNPKMLSNFRLQLGANFALLLGACFMSLLARWGES